From Enterococcus mundtii, the proteins below share one genomic window:
- a CDS encoding ABC transporter substrate-binding protein, with amino-acid sequence MKFWKKSLVAGLLVSGGLWLGACGNENQAQDQTDGMVLTVSTWNYDTTPEFDKLFRAFEKENPGVTVKPVDIASDDYDTKLTTMLASGDSTDVLTMKNLLSYSNYALRDQLVDLSSHIKDLDTDPAMESYEMYDIDGKTYAQPYRTDFWVLYYNKKLFDEAGLPYPDNLTWEEYEELAKELSKPEEQVYGAYQHTWRSTVQAIAAAQNNKNLVEPDYGFLGEYYDRVLRMQEDQAQMDFGTAKSTNVTYQSQFENSKAAMMYMGSWYMGALLTNIDAGTTDVEWGISQMPQNEKGKEIQTFGSPTAFAINKNSKEQELAQKFLDFCSGEAGAKVLAEVGVVPSYRTDAINELYFSRKGMPNDEVSQTAFNPEKIAIEFPVDENGPAIDKILQEEHELILVGDETPKEAIGNMEKRVKQESE; translated from the coding sequence ATGAAGTTTTGGAAAAAAAGTTTAGTTGCTGGATTACTTGTTAGTGGAGGGCTATGGTTGGGGGCCTGCGGAAATGAAAACCAAGCACAAGATCAAACGGATGGAATGGTGTTGACGGTCAGTACGTGGAATTATGATACTACGCCAGAATTTGACAAACTTTTTCGGGCATTTGAAAAGGAAAATCCAGGGGTAACGGTGAAACCAGTCGATATTGCTTCAGATGATTATGATACGAAATTGACCACGATGTTAGCCAGCGGAGATTCGACAGATGTGTTGACGATGAAAAATCTCTTGTCTTATTCAAACTATGCATTAAGAGATCAATTAGTCGATCTATCTTCGCACATCAAAGATTTAGACACAGACCCTGCCATGGAAAGCTACGAGATGTATGATATTGATGGAAAAACCTATGCGCAACCGTATCGTACAGACTTTTGGGTGCTTTATTATAATAAAAAGTTATTTGATGAGGCAGGATTGCCTTATCCAGATAATCTGACTTGGGAAGAATACGAAGAATTAGCGAAAGAACTTTCAAAACCAGAAGAGCAAGTATACGGTGCATACCAACATACGTGGCGTTCGACTGTTCAAGCGATTGCTGCTGCGCAAAATAATAAAAATCTGGTGGAGCCAGATTATGGATTTTTAGGTGAGTACTATGACCGTGTATTGCGGATGCAAGAAGACCAAGCACAGATGGATTTTGGTACGGCCAAGTCGACGAATGTGACCTATCAATCTCAATTTGAAAACTCCAAGGCAGCCATGATGTATATGGGCTCTTGGTACATGGGCGCTTTGTTGACTAATATCGATGCTGGAACAACAGATGTGGAGTGGGGGATTTCTCAAATGCCACAAAATGAAAAAGGAAAGGAAATCCAAACATTTGGGTCACCAACAGCCTTTGCGATCAATAAGAACTCGAAAGAACAAGAACTAGCGCAAAAATTCCTTGATTTTTGTTCGGGTGAAGCGGGAGCAAAAGTATTAGCAGAAGTAGGTGTAGTACCTTCTTATCGCACAGATGCGATCAATGAGTTGTACTTTAGCCGTAAGGGAATGCCAAATGACGAAGTCTCACAAACAGCTTTCAATCCGGAGAAGATCGCTATTGAGTTTCCAGTGGATGAAAACGGACCAGCTATCGATAAGATTTTACAAGAAGAACATGAACTGATTTTAGTAGGAGACGAAACACCAAAAGAAGCAATTGGTAATATGGAAAAACGAGTAAAACAAGAAAGTGAATAA
- a CDS encoding DUF2264 domain-containing protein, with amino-acid sequence MQQFRTKKQWQENFRQLMAPLRPYYKNQPGKLKLGTHGTVYSEATREVEAFLRPLWGVGPYLVDEDDAELASDYLKGIIAGTDPQSDEYWGTVTDYDQLIVEMASISTTLLLNPEKIWGRLTSREQTNLAEWLFTVNSCKIPKNNWYFFRILVNIALKKCGKSYSQQQIDQDFEVIEHFYNDNGWYFDGADTQYDYYVSFAIHYYSLVYAHFMAEEDPVRTKRIKERAVLFAQTFKYWFDANGEALPFGRSLTYRFAQASFFSALVFADVEALPWGEIKGLLSRHLENWMDKEIFSTDGLLTVGYHYQNLVFGEGYNGPGSPYWAMKSFLLLAVPDDHPYWQAEICPLQIEEKTLAMPESKNFYQYNQSLTHLQAFPAGQFVNQQSFPHAKYSKFVYSTRFGFSVPKSDYWYYEGAYDSTLALAKDGHYFRPKGLDLDFSVLPDRIIHEWSPWEDVKIHSTIVPLENCHVRVHEIETTDAIHAYDGGFSVPLEQTLPKAEALSIEAKTSIGISKIEGIIGYEKADVVRTEPNTNLFYPRTMLPFVSAEISSGKHLLVSLVSGTLPDETVIQPVIEQKGQKLLIQQKNQTIELTIR; translated from the coding sequence ATGCAACAATTTCGTACAAAAAAACAATGGCAAGAAAATTTTCGCCAGTTAATGGCACCGTTACGTCCTTATTACAAAAACCAACCGGGTAAATTAAAACTAGGAACACATGGGACCGTCTATTCAGAGGCAACAAGAGAAGTTGAAGCATTTTTACGTCCACTCTGGGGAGTTGGTCCTTATCTGGTCGACGAAGATGATGCTGAATTAGCATCTGATTATCTGAAAGGAATCATTGCAGGGACTGATCCACAGAGTGATGAGTATTGGGGGACAGTAACAGACTATGATCAGTTGATTGTCGAGATGGCTTCAATAAGTACGACGCTCCTTTTGAATCCTGAAAAAATCTGGGGACGTTTAACTTCGAGGGAACAGACGAACCTGGCAGAGTGGTTATTCACAGTGAATTCGTGTAAAATCCCTAAAAATAATTGGTATTTTTTCCGTATATTGGTGAATATCGCATTGAAAAAATGTGGCAAATCCTACTCACAGCAACAAATCGATCAAGATTTTGAAGTGATCGAGCATTTTTACAATGACAATGGTTGGTATTTTGATGGGGCAGATACGCAATATGATTACTACGTCTCATTTGCAATCCACTATTACAGCTTAGTATATGCCCATTTTATGGCAGAGGAAGATCCAGTCCGCACAAAACGGATCAAAGAGCGGGCCGTTCTTTTTGCTCAAACATTTAAATATTGGTTTGATGCGAATGGCGAAGCATTACCTTTTGGACGTAGCTTGACATACCGCTTTGCCCAAGCGAGCTTTTTCAGTGCCTTGGTGTTCGCGGATGTGGAAGCACTCCCTTGGGGTGAAATCAAAGGATTGCTTAGTCGTCATTTAGAAAACTGGATGGATAAAGAGATTTTCTCGACAGATGGGCTTCTAACTGTTGGATATCATTATCAAAATCTAGTGTTTGGGGAAGGGTATAACGGACCGGGTTCTCCCTATTGGGCAATGAAGAGTTTTCTCTTATTAGCTGTACCTGATGATCATCCGTATTGGCAAGCAGAAATATGTCCACTACAAATTGAAGAAAAGACACTAGCAATGCCGGAAAGTAAAAATTTTTACCAATATAATCAGTCATTAACGCATCTTCAAGCTTTCCCAGCTGGGCAGTTTGTCAATCAGCAAAGCTTCCCACATGCCAAATATAGTAAATTCGTCTATTCGACACGCTTCGGTTTCAGTGTCCCAAAATCTGATTATTGGTATTACGAAGGTGCCTACGACAGTACGTTAGCTTTGGCAAAAGATGGTCATTATTTCCGTCCGAAAGGGTTAGACCTAGATTTTTCTGTTCTACCTGATCGTATCATCCATGAATGGTCTCCGTGGGAAGACGTCAAAATCCATTCCACGATCGTTCCACTGGAAAACTGTCACGTCAGAGTCCATGAAATTGAAACAACAGATGCTATACATGCGTATGACGGAGGTTTTAGTGTCCCTCTCGAACAGACTTTGCCAAAAGCAGAGGCGTTAAGTATCGAAGCAAAAACAAGTATCGGAATTTCAAAGATCGAGGGCATCATCGGGTATGAAAAAGCGGATGTTGTGCGAACGGAACCAAATACGAATCTCTTTTACCCACGTACGATGTTACCTTTTGTCTCAGCTGAGATCTCCTCAGGCAAACACTTGCTTGTGTCCCTTGTTTCAGGGACTTTACCTGATGAAACAGTGATCCAGCCAGTTATTGAGCAAAAAGGACAAAAATTACTGATCCAACAAAAGAATCAAACGATCGAACTAACGATTAGATAA
- a CDS encoding glycoside hydrolase family 88 protein, with translation MTQFDWLTHEIDFVTNKVKKNLTLFQDTVPPAASVDLVYVPEENTDWTASFWIGMLFLVKELTNDQAVDATIEKQLASFRQRLENDIALETHDIGFLYTLSAVADYQVNRRESSKELAIQAADRLMKRYDDNTQIIQAWGDLEDEHQRGRMIIDCLMNLPLLYFASNMTGESSYKEAAYAHAKQTQRYIVRDNFTTYHTYYFDPKTGKAIGGKTQQGFSDDSCWARGQAWGIYGFTLSYNHTGDYTFLETAKKLADYFIDCLPEDTICYWDLVFHDGSGEERDTSAAAIAVCGLLELAKQLPLSDPKKEYYQTVAITIMKTLLKRYTSVDSPQSNGLLLEGVYDKKSNKGVKECMIWGDYYYVEALIRLKKVWYSYW, from the coding sequence ATGACACAATTTGATTGGTTGACACATGAAATTGATTTTGTAACTAATAAAGTCAAAAAAAATCTGACACTTTTTCAAGATACCGTACCACCTGCTGCGAGCGTAGACCTTGTCTACGTTCCAGAGGAAAACACGGATTGGACAGCTAGTTTTTGGATAGGGATGCTCTTCCTAGTAAAAGAACTGACGAATGACCAAGCGGTTGATGCAACGATCGAAAAACAATTGGCATCTTTTCGCCAACGCCTTGAAAATGACATTGCGCTTGAAACACATGATATCGGTTTTTTGTACACACTCTCAGCAGTAGCTGATTATCAAGTGAACCGGCGGGAATCTTCAAAAGAATTAGCAATTCAAGCAGCGGATCGGCTGATGAAGCGTTATGACGATAATACACAGATCATTCAAGCTTGGGGAGATTTAGAGGATGAGCACCAACGTGGGCGTATGATCATCGATTGTTTGATGAACTTACCACTTCTGTATTTTGCATCTAATATGACGGGAGAGAGTAGTTATAAAGAAGCTGCCTATGCCCATGCCAAACAAACACAACGTTACATCGTTCGTGATAATTTTACGACATACCATACGTATTATTTTGATCCGAAAACTGGCAAAGCAATCGGTGGTAAGACACAACAAGGGTTTTCAGATGATTCTTGTTGGGCGCGTGGGCAAGCATGGGGAATCTATGGTTTTACACTGAGTTATAATCATACAGGTGATTACACGTTTTTAGAAACAGCCAAAAAACTAGCTGACTATTTCATCGACTGCTTACCAGAAGACACTATCTGTTATTGGGATTTAGTATTTCATGATGGCAGTGGAGAAGAAAGAGACACGTCCGCTGCGGCAATCGCGGTGTGTGGTTTATTGGAACTGGCGAAGCAACTGCCATTAAGCGATCCGAAAAAAGAATATTATCAAACTGTTGCTATTACAATTATGAAAACGTTATTAAAGCGTTATACAAGTGTGGATTCGCCACAATCAAATGGCTTATTGCTTGAAGGTGTTTATGACAAAAAATCAAATAAAGGAGTGAAGGAGTGCATGATCTGGGGGGATTACTACTATGTAGAAGCCCTGATAAGACTGAAAAAAGTTTGGTACAGTTACTGGTAA
- a CDS encoding discoidin domain-containing protein, producing MAKLTLAVYDKEGVPRKSFQGEEEIEKDLVVTAENFVHLSMRKFEYQEGDQIVVEMDESGRYLWVKLDETLESSLIYLPGNKWTYEVSFHSNRIKARPETRFSGGRHYLSVRCASEEEVKMYRNLALNPHDQKEKTGAYPHASANVETRNDATFFACNAIDGVYANHSHGSYPFQSWGINQQADAALTIDFGREVQLDKVGFTWRADFPHDSYWTNVTIQFDDGTSETFATKKTAQPQYFSFSARKTKAIRFCDLIQANDPSPFPALTQIELWGMNDQPMKG from the coding sequence ATGGCGAAGTTAACATTAGCGGTTTATGATAAAGAAGGAGTTCCAAGAAAAAGTTTTCAAGGAGAAGAAGAAATAGAAAAAGATTTGGTTGTGACAGCAGAAAATTTTGTGCATTTGTCTATGAGAAAATTTGAGTACCAAGAAGGAGATCAAATTGTTGTCGAAATGGATGAATCTGGGAGGTACCTATGGGTCAAACTAGATGAAACTTTAGAAAGTTCACTGATCTATCTACCGGGAAATAAATGGACCTATGAAGTATCATTTCATTCCAATCGTATCAAAGCCAGACCGGAGACTCGTTTTTCTGGGGGACGACATTATCTAAGTGTTCGTTGTGCTTCTGAAGAGGAAGTGAAGATGTATCGTAATTTAGCGTTGAATCCGCATGATCAAAAAGAAAAAACTGGTGCGTATCCACATGCGAGTGCAAATGTGGAAACGAGAAATGATGCCACTTTCTTTGCGTGTAATGCGATTGATGGCGTATACGCGAATCATTCTCATGGTTCATACCCATTTCAATCTTGGGGCATCAATCAGCAAGCTGATGCAGCTTTGACGATTGATTTTGGTCGAGAGGTCCAATTGGATAAAGTTGGTTTTACATGGCGAGCAGACTTTCCCCATGATAGTTACTGGACGAATGTGACGATTCAGTTTGACGATGGAACTAGTGAAACGTTTGCGACTAAAAAAACAGCTCAACCACAATATTTTTCATTTAGTGCAAGAAAGACCAAAGCTATTCGCTTTTGTGATCTTATTCAAGCGAATGACCCATCGCCGTTTCCTGCATTGACGCAAATTGAATTGTGGGGCATGAATGATCAGCCGATGAAAGGATAA
- a CDS encoding LacI family DNA-binding transcriptional regulator: MATITDIAKEAGVSISTVSRVLNYDDTLSATEETKRKVFEIAEKLNYTKYKKKAKKNGNSHSANELLKKKGVLGLITWRTSDEELEDIYYMSIRLAAEKRAVELGYHVINFSQNEQHQIQAVDGILAIGKFTQEKIDELNTTAPNLCVVGSNFPFHDYDCVNTDFGQATEVALTHLLDLGHKKIAYIGAEESANLYGYRTYKTPTTNTYIDMMKHHQLFDENYFFVKENSSLDVKTSESLTEKALAQWQDDLPTAILAANDAFAIGIIHTLNAHQIQVPKHISVMGINDLSISRYITPPLSTVRAYTEEMGETGINLLHERIHSPGIAKRILLDTELIVRGSTTPPNKKNS, from the coding sequence ATGGCGACGATCACCGACATCGCAAAGGAAGCAGGCGTATCGATTTCTACTGTTTCACGCGTATTAAATTATGATGATACACTCTCAGCAACAGAAGAAACAAAACGTAAAGTTTTCGAAATTGCAGAAAAGCTGAACTACACTAAATATAAAAAGAAGGCAAAAAAAAATGGCAATTCCCACTCAGCTAATGAACTGTTGAAAAAAAAAGGTGTCCTTGGTTTGATTACTTGGCGCACGAGTGACGAAGAACTAGAAGATATTTATTACATGTCCATTCGTTTAGCTGCCGAAAAACGTGCGGTGGAACTTGGCTATCACGTCATTAACTTTTCCCAAAACGAACAACATCAAATCCAAGCAGTCGATGGCATCTTAGCAATCGGTAAATTCACGCAAGAAAAAATTGATGAATTAAATACTACTGCGCCAAATCTATGCGTCGTCGGATCAAATTTTCCTTTTCACGATTATGACTGTGTCAATACTGATTTTGGTCAAGCCACTGAAGTCGCACTTACTCATCTCTTAGATTTAGGACATAAAAAAATTGCCTATATCGGTGCAGAAGAAAGTGCCAATCTCTACGGTTATCGAACCTACAAAACACCAACGACTAATACGTATATCGATATGATGAAACATCATCAGCTATTCGACGAAAATTATTTTTTCGTAAAAGAAAATAGTTCTCTTGACGTCAAAACGAGTGAATCACTGACAGAAAAAGCCTTAGCACAATGGCAAGACGATCTACCGACTGCCATTTTAGCCGCAAATGATGCTTTTGCTATCGGTATCATCCATACATTGAATGCTCATCAGATCCAAGTACCTAAACACATTAGCGTGATGGGTATCAATGATTTATCGATTTCTCGCTACATCACGCCACCCCTTTCAACGGTCAGAGCTTATACAGAGGAAATGGGCGAAACAGGCATCAATCTTTTACACGAACGTATCCACTCCCCGGGTATTGCGAAACGAATCCTATTAGATACAGAATTAATCGTCCGTGGCTCAACTACCCCACCAAATAAAAAGAACTCATGA
- a CDS encoding carbohydrate ABC transporter permease — MEVTKSASRKLKRKNTLIAWSFIAPNFIGFLIFTLVPVVFSLILAFMKWDSFSTPEFVGLQNFTRMLSDDTFWISLKNTFLYTIGVVPLTLICSLGLAILLNQKIKGVKFFRTAFFFPYVTSLVAIAVVWSMLFHPTMGPINQFLRVVIENPPGWLSSSDWALTAIIIVSVWRGMGYYMILYLAGLQGISKELYEAAAMDGANKWKQFIHITVPALRPTTFFVTIMLVINCFKIFDLVQVMTDGGPGRATNVLVYQVYSEAFVKFNFGYASAIAMVLFVIVLVITVIQFKWNQIREKV; from the coding sequence ATGGAAGTAACGAAGTCAGCTTCACGTAAACTAAAACGTAAAAATACGTTGATTGCTTGGTCATTTATTGCGCCAAATTTTATTGGATTTTTGATTTTTACTTTAGTACCTGTTGTTTTTTCATTGATTTTAGCCTTTATGAAATGGGATTCCTTTAGTACACCCGAATTTGTTGGTCTGCAAAATTTCACTCGCATGTTATCGGATGATACATTTTGGATCTCTCTTAAAAACACCTTTTTGTATACGATCGGTGTGGTTCCGTTGACATTGATATGTTCATTGGGCTTGGCCATTTTATTGAATCAGAAAATCAAAGGAGTCAAATTTTTTCGGACAGCTTTTTTCTTTCCGTATGTCACATCATTAGTAGCAATCGCAGTGGTGTGGAGTATGTTGTTCCATCCTACTATGGGACCGATCAACCAGTTTTTACGTGTGGTTATCGAAAATCCCCCTGGTTGGTTGTCTAGTTCAGATTGGGCATTGACAGCGATCATTATCGTTAGTGTCTGGCGAGGAATGGGATACTACATGATTTTATACTTAGCTGGCTTACAAGGGATCTCGAAAGAATTGTACGAAGCAGCTGCAATGGATGGTGCGAATAAATGGAAACAATTCATCCACATCACCGTGCCTGCATTGCGCCCAACAACCTTTTTTGTGACGATCATGTTGGTTATCAATTGCTTCAAGATTTTTGACCTTGTTCAAGTGATGACTGATGGAGGACCGGGGCGTGCGACCAATGTGTTAGTTTATCAAGTTTATAGTGAAGCGTTCGTAAAATTCAATTTCGGCTATGCTTCCGCGATTGCTATGGTCTTGTTTGTCATCGTCCTTGTGATTACAGTCATCCAGTTTAAATGGAATCAGATCCGAGAGAAAGTGTAA